One segment of Danio aesculapii chromosome 3, fDanAes4.1, whole genome shotgun sequence DNA contains the following:
- the LOC130221810 gene encoding TOM1-like protein 2 isoform X2, giving the protein MEFLLGNPYSTPVGQCIEKATDGSLQNEDWTLNMEICDIINETEEGPRDAMRAVKKRLNGNRNFREVMLALTVLETCVKNCGHRFHVHVASRDFIEGVMVKIISPKNNPPAIAQDKVLALIQAWADAFRSSPDLTGVVHIYEELKRKGVEFPMADLDALSPIHTPQRGVPEVDPGTHRYKAPAQTHTAPESSPKPAGAAASAFNNTHIQTASGPISANPEQIARLRSELDIVRGNIKVMSEMLTEMVPGQEDASDLELLQELNRTCRAMQHRIVELISRVSNEEVTEELLHANDDLNNIFLRYERYERYRAGRAAQNNGVLNEASEEDNLIDLGPASPAVVTPRVSATPTHTHTHTHTHTQMQTPAAAAADTASLSTQLAGLDVRSDSVSGTLSSLANHNPQDDFDMFAHTRSSSLAEQRRNVKYEDPQALVGLASALDIRQQNATGKGEEPEEGVTSEEFDKFLEDRAKTADQVSPLGSSGDPRPPVSSSSSSRRKTEHMEDNLFAL; this is encoded by the exons AAAAGGCCACGGATGGCTCCCTGCAGAACGAAGACTGGACGCTCAACATGGAGATCTGTGACATCATTAATGAGACGGAGGAAGG GCCCAGAGACGCCATGCGTGCGGTGAAGAAGAGACTCAACGGCAACAGAAACTTCCGTGAAGTGATGCTGGCTCTGACC GTGCTGGAGACTTGTGTGAAAAACTGCGGCCACCGTTTCCACGTCCATGTAGCCAGCAGAGACTTCATTGAAGGCGTGATGGTGAAGATAATCAGCCCGAAGAACAACCCTCCCGCTATAGCACAGGACAAAGTGCTGGCGCTGATACAG gcTTGGGCCGATGCATTTAGGAGCAGTCCAGACCTCACAGGAGTGGTGCACATTTATGAGGAGCTGAAGAGGAAAGGGGTGGAGTTTCCCATGGCGGATCTGGACGCTCTCTCTCCCATACACACACCACAGCGG GGCGTCCCGGAGGTGGATCCAGGCACACACAGGTATAAAGCACCTGCGCAGACACACACTGCACCTGAGAGCAGTCCTAAACCTGCAGGCGCTGCAGCATCAGCCTTCAATAACACACACATCCAGACTGCATCAGGACCCATCTCTGCAAACCCAGAGCAG ATTGCGCGTCTGCGTAGTGAGCTTGATATTGTGCGCGGGAATATCAAGGTAATGTCGGAGATGCTGACAGAGATGGTGCCGGGCCAAGAAGACGCATCTGATCTCGAACTGCTCCAG GAGTTGAACCGGACGTGTCGAGCGATGCAGCACAGGATCGTGGAGCTCATCTCTCGCGTATCCAATGAAGAGGTCACCGAAGAGCTGCTGCATGCTAACGATGATTTAAACAACATATTCCTGCGCTACGAGAG GTACGAGAGGTATCGAGCAGGCCGAGCGGCACAAAACAACGGG GTGCTGAATGAGGCTTCAGAGGAGGATAATCTAATAGATCTGGGTCCTGCATCTCCAGCGGTGGTCACTCCTCGTGTCAGcgctacacccacacacactcacacacacactcacacacacacacagatgcagactcctgctgctgctgctgctgatacTGCGTCACTCTCCACACAACTGGCAGGACTTG ACGTGAGGTCTGACAGCGTCAGCGGGACTCTCAGCTCTCTGGCCAATCACAACCCTCAGGACGACTTCGACATGTTCGCACACACACGCTCCAGCTCTCTGGCCGAGCAGCGCAGGAA TGTTAAATATGAGGATCCTCAGGCTCTGGTGGGTTTGGCCTCAGCATTAGACATCAGACAGCAAAACGCCACCGGG AAAGGTGAAGAGCCTGAGGAAGGAGTCACGAGTGAAG AGTTCGACAAGTTCCTGGAGGATCGGGCCAAAACAGCAGACCAGGTTTCTCCATTGGGATCTTCCGGAGACCCCAGACCTCCTGTCAGCTCGTCCAGCAGCAGCCGCAGGAAGACCGAACACATGGAGGATAATCTCTTTGCCTTGTAG
- the LOC130221810 gene encoding TOM1-like protein 2 isoform X1 → MEFLLGNPYSTPVGQCIEKATDGSLQNEDWTLNMEICDIINETEEGPRDAMRAVKKRLNGNRNFREVMLALTVLETCVKNCGHRFHVHVASRDFIEGVMVKIISPKNNPPAIAQDKVLALIQAWADAFRSSPDLTGVVHIYEELKRKGVEFPMADLDALSPIHTPQRGVPEVDPGTHRYKAPAQTHTAPESSPKPAGAAASAFNNTHIQTASGPISANPEQIARLRSELDIVRGNIKVMSEMLTEMVPGQEDASDLELLQELNRTCRAMQHRIVELISRVSNEEVTEELLHANDDLNNIFLRYERYERYRAGRAAQNNGVLNEASEEDNLIDLGPASPAVVTPRVSATPTHTHTHTHTHTQMQTPAAAAADTASLSTQLAGLDVRSDSVSGTLSSLANHNPQDDFDMFAHTRSSSLAEQRRNVKYEDPQALVGLASALDIRQQNATGPNVKGANADLEPIDSWLMTQGMIPVSQSSVMDDIEEWLCADVKGEEPEEGVTSEEFDKFLEDRAKTADQVSPLGSSGDPRPPVSSSSSSRRKTEHMEDNLFAL, encoded by the exons AAAAGGCCACGGATGGCTCCCTGCAGAACGAAGACTGGACGCTCAACATGGAGATCTGTGACATCATTAATGAGACGGAGGAAGG GCCCAGAGACGCCATGCGTGCGGTGAAGAAGAGACTCAACGGCAACAGAAACTTCCGTGAAGTGATGCTGGCTCTGACC GTGCTGGAGACTTGTGTGAAAAACTGCGGCCACCGTTTCCACGTCCATGTAGCCAGCAGAGACTTCATTGAAGGCGTGATGGTGAAGATAATCAGCCCGAAGAACAACCCTCCCGCTATAGCACAGGACAAAGTGCTGGCGCTGATACAG gcTTGGGCCGATGCATTTAGGAGCAGTCCAGACCTCACAGGAGTGGTGCACATTTATGAGGAGCTGAAGAGGAAAGGGGTGGAGTTTCCCATGGCGGATCTGGACGCTCTCTCTCCCATACACACACCACAGCGG GGCGTCCCGGAGGTGGATCCAGGCACACACAGGTATAAAGCACCTGCGCAGACACACACTGCACCTGAGAGCAGTCCTAAACCTGCAGGCGCTGCAGCATCAGCCTTCAATAACACACACATCCAGACTGCATCAGGACCCATCTCTGCAAACCCAGAGCAG ATTGCGCGTCTGCGTAGTGAGCTTGATATTGTGCGCGGGAATATCAAGGTAATGTCGGAGATGCTGACAGAGATGGTGCCGGGCCAAGAAGACGCATCTGATCTCGAACTGCTCCAG GAGTTGAACCGGACGTGTCGAGCGATGCAGCACAGGATCGTGGAGCTCATCTCTCGCGTATCCAATGAAGAGGTCACCGAAGAGCTGCTGCATGCTAACGATGATTTAAACAACATATTCCTGCGCTACGAGAG GTACGAGAGGTATCGAGCAGGCCGAGCGGCACAAAACAACGGG GTGCTGAATGAGGCTTCAGAGGAGGATAATCTAATAGATCTGGGTCCTGCATCTCCAGCGGTGGTCACTCCTCGTGTCAGcgctacacccacacacactcacacacacactcacacacacacacagatgcagactcctgctgctgctgctgctgatacTGCGTCACTCTCCACACAACTGGCAGGACTTG ACGTGAGGTCTGACAGCGTCAGCGGGACTCTCAGCTCTCTGGCCAATCACAACCCTCAGGACGACTTCGACATGTTCGCACACACACGCTCCAGCTCTCTGGCCGAGCAGCGCAGGAA TGTTAAATATGAGGATCCTCAGGCTCTGGTGGGTTTGGCCTCAGCATTAGACATCAGACAGCAAAACGCCACCGGG CCCAATGTAAAAGGTGCTAACGCTGATCTGGAGCCCATAGACAGCTGGCTCATGACGCAAGGAATG ATCCCCGTCTCGCAGTCCTCTGTCATGGATGACATTGAGGAGTGGCTCTGTGCGGATGTG AAAGGTGAAGAGCCTGAGGAAGGAGTCACGAGTGAAG AGTTCGACAAGTTCCTGGAGGATCGGGCCAAAACAGCAGACCAGGTTTCTCCATTGGGATCTTCCGGAGACCCCAGACCTCCTGTCAGCTCGTCCAGCAGCAGCCGCAGGAAGACCGAACACATGGAGGATAATCTCTTTGCCTTGTAG